Proteins from a single region of Bos javanicus breed banteng chromosome 7, ARS-OSU_banteng_1.0, whole genome shotgun sequence:
- the GMIP gene encoding GEM-interacting protein isoform X2, giving the protein MDSTEPGLPPAPESRKRYSDIFRSLDNLEISLGNVTLEMLAGDPVISGDPEPDKNPTAALTSETSRWSGPSPEDPAPLTGEELDLRLIRTKGGVDAALEYAKTWSRYVKDLLAWTEKRASYELEFAKNIMKIAEAGKVSIQQQSQMSLQYIYLLFLEHDLSLGNLAMETLAQQKRDYYQPLAAKRTEIEKWRKEFKEQWMKEQKRMNEAVQALRRAQLQYTQRSEELRVRSQVSPEDLALQASPGPNKQQERRRRSREEAQAKAQEAEALYQACVREANARQQELEAAKQRIVSHVRKLVLQGDEVLRRVTLGLFGLRGAQAEHGPRAFAALAECCAPFEPGQRYQEFVRAIGPHSPPPPPPAYSFQEFTHSSPLDTRKKLSGAPPPQLDESAAEPGPWEDTGTGCQGAPGPTVGSDVDSVGGSSESRSQDSPTSSPGSGTRRLVKVSSIGTESSDDFEERDPDLGDGLENGPGTPFKKWILSNAAQTHRLRRLRGPAKCRECEAFMVSGTECEECFLACHKRCLETLLILCGHKRLPARTPLFGVSFLQLPRDFPEEVPFVITRCTAEIEQRALHVQGIYRVSGSRVRVERLCQAFENGRALVDLSGNSPHDVSSVLKRFLQELTDPVVPFHLYDAFISLAKTLHADPVHDPGTPSPSPEVIRSLKTLLVQLPDSNYSTLRHLVAHLFRVAAQFEDNKMSANNLGIVFGPTLLRLPDGPGPAGAGPVTCLLDSAHQAQLVEFLIVHYEQIFGPDELLLATEPLPRDPSPPPATLPASLQPPHLQLVLDPLPLSLASDRDPDAMLLGALEKHPEATLPEISTLQSEQEEEITEDIKNEGGEVSSQGPEDSPLGTQPRGHFSRQPVKYPRGGVRPVTHQLSGLALVASKLSEETSVTSVPQGSLQRRGPSPAATIREDSPLRRTPLPKHFEITQETARLLSKLHSESVPTATCCPDPQTEEAEDRL; this is encoded by the exons ATGGACTCAACAGAGCCGG GGTTACCCCCGGCTCCTGAGAGCAGGAAGAGGTACAGTGACATCTTCCGAAGCCTGGACAACCTCGAGATCTCACTGGGGAACGT GACTCTTGAGATGCTGGCTGGAGACCCTGTGATTTCAGGAGACCCAGAGCCTGACAAGAACCCCACAGCCGCTTTG ACCAGTGAAACCAGCCGTTGGAGTGGCCCCTCCCCAGAGGATCCTGCACCCCTTACAG GGGAGGAACTGGACTTGCGGCTCATCCGAACCAAGGGGGGCGTGGATGCAGCCCTGGAGTACGCCAAGACCTGGAGCCGCTACGTCAAGGATTTGCTGGCCTGGACTGAGAAGAGAGCCAGTTATG AGCTGGAGTTTGCCAAAAACATCATGAAGATTGCTGAGGCTGGCAAGGTGTCAATCCAGCAGCAG AGCCAAATGTCATTGCAATATATCTACCTCCTGTTTCTGGAGCACGACCTCAGCCTAGGAAACCTGGCCATGGAGACACTGGCCCAGCAGAAAAGAGACTACTACCAG CCCTTGGCTGCCAAACGGACTGAGATTGAGAAGTGGCGGAAGGAGTTCAAGGAGCAGTGGATGAAAGAGCAGAAGCGGATG AACGAGGCGGTGCAGGCGCTGCGGCGGGCCCAGCTCCAGTACACGCAGCGCAGCGAGGAGCTGCGGGTGCGTTCCCAGGTATCGCCGGAAGACCTGGCTCTCCAGGCCTCACCAGGCCCCAACAAACAGCAGGAGCGGCGGCGGCGCTCTCGAGAAGAGGCCCAGGCCAAG GCACAGGAAGCCGAAGCGCTGTACCAGGCCTGCGTCAGAGAGGCCAATGCGCGGCAACAGGAACTAGAGGCCGCCAAGCAGCGGATCGTGTCACACGTGCGCAAACTGGTGCTGCAGGGGGACGAAGTGCTGAGGCGG GTGACCCTGGGATTGTTCGGGCTTCGAGGGGCTCAGGCAGAGCATGGCCCCCGCGCCTTCGCTGCCCTGGCCGAGTGCTGCGCTCCCTTCGAGCCCGGCCAGCGATACCAAGAGTTCGTGAGGGCCATAGGGCCCCACTCCCCACCGCCCCCGCCACCCGCCTATTCTTTCCAGGAGTTCACGCACAG TTCCCCCCTGGACACAAGAAAGAAGCTCTCTGGAGCACCCCCTCCACAGCTGGATGAGAGTGCAGCTGAGCCAGGCCCTTGGGAGGACACAGGCACAGGCTGCCAGG GAGCTCCGGGCCCCACTGTGGGCAGCGATGTGGACAGTGTGGGCGGCAGCAGCGAGTCTCGCTCCCAGGACTCTCCCACTTCCAGTCCAG GCTCTGGCACAAGGCGGCTGGTAAAAGTGTCATCCATAGGCACCGAGTCTTCAGATGACTTTGAGGAGCGAGACCCTG ACCTGGGAGATGGGCTGGAGAACGGGCCAGGGACCCCCTTCAAGAAGTGGATACTATCCAACGCGGCCCAGACCCACCGGTTGCGGCGGCTGCGGGGCCCAGCCAAGTGCCGAGAGTGTGAGGCTTTCATGGTCAGCGGGACAGAGTGCGAGGAG TGCTTTCTGGCCTGCCACAAGCGCTGCCTCGAGACCCTACTGATCCTCTGTGGACATAAGCGGCTACCAGCCCGGACGCCCCTGTTTGGGGTCAGCTTCCTGCAGCTGCCCAGGGACTTCCCGGAGGAGGTGCCTTTTGTGATCACCAGGTGCACGGCCGAGATAGAACAGCGCGCGCTCCACGTGCAG gGCATTTATCGGGTCAGCGGGTCCAGGGTCCGCGTGGAACGGCTGTGCCAGGCTTTTGAGAATGGCCGAGCATTGGTTGACCTGTCAGGGAACTCACCTCATGATGTCTCGAGTGTTCTCAAGAGATTCCTCCAGGAG CTCACTGACCCCGTGGTCCCCTTCCACCTCTACGATGCCTTCATCTCTCTGGCTAAGACCCTGCATGCAGACCCTGTGCACGACCCTgggacccccagccccagccctgaggTTATCCGCTCGCTGAAGACCCTCTTGGTGCAGCTGCCCGACTCTAACTACAGCACCCTGCGGCACCTGGTGGCCCATCTGTTCAG GGTGGCTGCACAGTTTGAGGACAACAAGATGTCTGCCAACAACCTGGGCATTGTATTTGGGCCGACGCTGTTGCGGCTGCCCGACGGTCCAGGGCCAGCAGGTGCCGGACCTGTCACCTGCCTGCTGGATTCCGCACACCAGGCTCAGCTCGTCGAGTTCCTCATTGTGCACTATGAGCAGATCTTTGGGCCTGACgagctcctcctggccactgaGCCCCTGCCCCgagaccccagcccaccccctgcGACCCTCCCAGCTAGCCTCCAGCCACCACACTTACAACTTGTCCTGGACCCCCTGCCCTTATCCCTAGCCTCAGACCGGGACCCAGACGCCATGCTCCTTGGTGCCCTGGAGAAGCATCCCGAGGCCACGCTCCCAGAG ATTTCAACTCTGCAGAGTGAGCAGGAAGAGGAAATAACCGAAGACATCAAAAATGAGGGAGGGGAAG TGTCCAGCCAAGGGCCTGAGGACTCACCCCTGGGGACACAGCCTCGTGGCCACTTCAGCCGCCAGCCAGTGAAGTATCCCCGGGGAGGTGTGCGGCCTGTCACCCACCAGCTGTCTGGCTTGGCCCTGGTGGCTTCCAAATTGTCCGAGGAGACCTCCGTCACATCAGTGCCCCAAGGGAGCTTGCAGAGGCGAGGACCCAGCCCTGCCGCTACCATCCGTGAGGACAGCCCTCTGCGCCGCACCCCTCTGCCCAAGCATTTTGAGATCACCCAGGAGACAGCCAGGCTACTCTCCAAGCTGCACAGCGAGTCTGTGCCCACGGCCACCTGCTGCCCAGACCCCCAAACTGAGGAGGCTGAGGATCGCCTCTGA
- the GMIP gene encoding GEM-interacting protein isoform X1, protein MGPELSLSFFRFSFPPPSHPTSPPPSPHSRSHPHPCSPSSPSKRPAKVQWVERGFCCPMCDTPLSKGYPRLLRAGRGTVTSSEAWTTSRSHWGTTLEMLAGDPVISGDPEPDKNPTAALTSETSRWSGPSPEDPAPLTGEELDLRLIRTKGGVDAALEYAKTWSRYVKDLLAWTEKRASYELEFAKNIMKIAEAGKVSIQQQSQMSLQYIYLLFLEHDLSLGNLAMETLAQQKRDYYQPLAAKRTEIEKWRKEFKEQWMKEQKRMNEAVQALRRAQLQYTQRSEELRVRSQVSPEDLALQASPGPNKQQERRRRSREEAQAKAQEAEALYQACVREANARQQELEAAKQRIVSHVRKLVLQGDEVLRRVTLGLFGLRGAQAEHGPRAFAALAECCAPFEPGQRYQEFVRAIGPHSPPPPPPAYSFQEFTHSSPLDTRKKLSGAPPPQLDESAAEPGPWEDTGTGCQGAPGPTVGSDVDSVGGSSESRSQDSPTSSPGSGTRRLVKVSSIGTESSDDFEERDPDLGDGLENGPGTPFKKWILSNAAQTHRLRRLRGPAKCRECEAFMVSGTECEECFLACHKRCLETLLILCGHKRLPARTPLFGVSFLQLPRDFPEEVPFVITRCTAEIEQRALHVQGIYRVSGSRVRVERLCQAFENGRALVDLSGNSPHDVSSVLKRFLQELTDPVVPFHLYDAFISLAKTLHADPVHDPGTPSPSPEVIRSLKTLLVQLPDSNYSTLRHLVAHLFRVAAQFEDNKMSANNLGIVFGPTLLRLPDGPGPAGAGPVTCLLDSAHQAQLVEFLIVHYEQIFGPDELLLATEPLPRDPSPPPATLPASLQPPHLQLVLDPLPLSLASDRDPDAMLLGALEKHPEATLPEISTLQSEQEEEITEDIKNEGGEVSSQGPEDSPLGTQPRGHFSRQPVKYPRGGVRPVTHQLSGLALVASKLSEETSVTSVPQGSLQRRGPSPAATIREDSPLRRTPLPKHFEITQETARLLSKLHSESVPTATCCPDPQTEEAEDRL, encoded by the exons ATGGGAccagaactctctctctctttctttcgtttctctttccctccaccctcccaccccacctcccctcccccatccccccactcccgatcccacccccacccctgctcgcCATCCTCACCCTCCAAACGACCTGCCAAGGTGCAGTGGGTGGAGAGAGGCTTCTGTTGCCCCATGTGTGATACTCCCCTCTCCAAGGGTTACCCCCGGCTCCTGAGAGCAGGAAGAGGTACAGTGACATCTTCCGAAGCCTGGACAACCTCGAGATCTCACTGGGGAAC GACTCTTGAGATGCTGGCTGGAGACCCTGTGATTTCAGGAGACCCAGAGCCTGACAAGAACCCCACAGCCGCTTTG ACCAGTGAAACCAGCCGTTGGAGTGGCCCCTCCCCAGAGGATCCTGCACCCCTTACAG GGGAGGAACTGGACTTGCGGCTCATCCGAACCAAGGGGGGCGTGGATGCAGCCCTGGAGTACGCCAAGACCTGGAGCCGCTACGTCAAGGATTTGCTGGCCTGGACTGAGAAGAGAGCCAGTTATG AGCTGGAGTTTGCCAAAAACATCATGAAGATTGCTGAGGCTGGCAAGGTGTCAATCCAGCAGCAG AGCCAAATGTCATTGCAATATATCTACCTCCTGTTTCTGGAGCACGACCTCAGCCTAGGAAACCTGGCCATGGAGACACTGGCCCAGCAGAAAAGAGACTACTACCAG CCCTTGGCTGCCAAACGGACTGAGATTGAGAAGTGGCGGAAGGAGTTCAAGGAGCAGTGGATGAAAGAGCAGAAGCGGATG AACGAGGCGGTGCAGGCGCTGCGGCGGGCCCAGCTCCAGTACACGCAGCGCAGCGAGGAGCTGCGGGTGCGTTCCCAGGTATCGCCGGAAGACCTGGCTCTCCAGGCCTCACCAGGCCCCAACAAACAGCAGGAGCGGCGGCGGCGCTCTCGAGAAGAGGCCCAGGCCAAG GCACAGGAAGCCGAAGCGCTGTACCAGGCCTGCGTCAGAGAGGCCAATGCGCGGCAACAGGAACTAGAGGCCGCCAAGCAGCGGATCGTGTCACACGTGCGCAAACTGGTGCTGCAGGGGGACGAAGTGCTGAGGCGG GTGACCCTGGGATTGTTCGGGCTTCGAGGGGCTCAGGCAGAGCATGGCCCCCGCGCCTTCGCTGCCCTGGCCGAGTGCTGCGCTCCCTTCGAGCCCGGCCAGCGATACCAAGAGTTCGTGAGGGCCATAGGGCCCCACTCCCCACCGCCCCCGCCACCCGCCTATTCTTTCCAGGAGTTCACGCACAG TTCCCCCCTGGACACAAGAAAGAAGCTCTCTGGAGCACCCCCTCCACAGCTGGATGAGAGTGCAGCTGAGCCAGGCCCTTGGGAGGACACAGGCACAGGCTGCCAGG GAGCTCCGGGCCCCACTGTGGGCAGCGATGTGGACAGTGTGGGCGGCAGCAGCGAGTCTCGCTCCCAGGACTCTCCCACTTCCAGTCCAG GCTCTGGCACAAGGCGGCTGGTAAAAGTGTCATCCATAGGCACCGAGTCTTCAGATGACTTTGAGGAGCGAGACCCTG ACCTGGGAGATGGGCTGGAGAACGGGCCAGGGACCCCCTTCAAGAAGTGGATACTATCCAACGCGGCCCAGACCCACCGGTTGCGGCGGCTGCGGGGCCCAGCCAAGTGCCGAGAGTGTGAGGCTTTCATGGTCAGCGGGACAGAGTGCGAGGAG TGCTTTCTGGCCTGCCACAAGCGCTGCCTCGAGACCCTACTGATCCTCTGTGGACATAAGCGGCTACCAGCCCGGACGCCCCTGTTTGGGGTCAGCTTCCTGCAGCTGCCCAGGGACTTCCCGGAGGAGGTGCCTTTTGTGATCACCAGGTGCACGGCCGAGATAGAACAGCGCGCGCTCCACGTGCAG gGCATTTATCGGGTCAGCGGGTCCAGGGTCCGCGTGGAACGGCTGTGCCAGGCTTTTGAGAATGGCCGAGCATTGGTTGACCTGTCAGGGAACTCACCTCATGATGTCTCGAGTGTTCTCAAGAGATTCCTCCAGGAG CTCACTGACCCCGTGGTCCCCTTCCACCTCTACGATGCCTTCATCTCTCTGGCTAAGACCCTGCATGCAGACCCTGTGCACGACCCTgggacccccagccccagccctgaggTTATCCGCTCGCTGAAGACCCTCTTGGTGCAGCTGCCCGACTCTAACTACAGCACCCTGCGGCACCTGGTGGCCCATCTGTTCAG GGTGGCTGCACAGTTTGAGGACAACAAGATGTCTGCCAACAACCTGGGCATTGTATTTGGGCCGACGCTGTTGCGGCTGCCCGACGGTCCAGGGCCAGCAGGTGCCGGACCTGTCACCTGCCTGCTGGATTCCGCACACCAGGCTCAGCTCGTCGAGTTCCTCATTGTGCACTATGAGCAGATCTTTGGGCCTGACgagctcctcctggccactgaGCCCCTGCCCCgagaccccagcccaccccctgcGACCCTCCCAGCTAGCCTCCAGCCACCACACTTACAACTTGTCCTGGACCCCCTGCCCTTATCCCTAGCCTCAGACCGGGACCCAGACGCCATGCTCCTTGGTGCCCTGGAGAAGCATCCCGAGGCCACGCTCCCAGAG ATTTCAACTCTGCAGAGTGAGCAGGAAGAGGAAATAACCGAAGACATCAAAAATGAGGGAGGGGAAG TGTCCAGCCAAGGGCCTGAGGACTCACCCCTGGGGACACAGCCTCGTGGCCACTTCAGCCGCCAGCCAGTGAAGTATCCCCGGGGAGGTGTGCGGCCTGTCACCCACCAGCTGTCTGGCTTGGCCCTGGTGGCTTCCAAATTGTCCGAGGAGACCTCCGTCACATCAGTGCCCCAAGGGAGCTTGCAGAGGCGAGGACCCAGCCCTGCCGCTACCATCCGTGAGGACAGCCCTCTGCGCCGCACCCCTCTGCCCAAGCATTTTGAGATCACCCAGGAGACAGCCAGGCTACTCTCCAAGCTGCACAGCGAGTCTGTGCCCACGGCCACCTGCTGCCCAGACCCCCAAACTGAGGAGGCTGAGGATCGCCTCTGA
- the GMIP gene encoding GEM-interacting protein isoform X3: MLAGDPVISGDPEPDKNPTAALTSETSRWSGPSPEDPAPLTGEELDLRLIRTKGGVDAALEYAKTWSRYVKDLLAWTEKRASYELEFAKNIMKIAEAGKVSIQQQSQMSLQYIYLLFLEHDLSLGNLAMETLAQQKRDYYQPLAAKRTEIEKWRKEFKEQWMKEQKRMNEAVQALRRAQLQYTQRSEELRVRSQVSPEDLALQASPGPNKQQERRRRSREEAQAKAQEAEALYQACVREANARQQELEAAKQRIVSHVRKLVLQGDEVLRRVTLGLFGLRGAQAEHGPRAFAALAECCAPFEPGQRYQEFVRAIGPHSPPPPPPAYSFQEFTHSSPLDTRKKLSGAPPPQLDESAAEPGPWEDTGTGCQGAPGPTVGSDVDSVGGSSESRSQDSPTSSPGSGTRRLVKVSSIGTESSDDFEERDPDLGDGLENGPGTPFKKWILSNAAQTHRLRRLRGPAKCRECEAFMVSGTECEECFLACHKRCLETLLILCGHKRLPARTPLFGVSFLQLPRDFPEEVPFVITRCTAEIEQRALHVQGIYRVSGSRVRVERLCQAFENGRALVDLSGNSPHDVSSVLKRFLQELTDPVVPFHLYDAFISLAKTLHADPVHDPGTPSPSPEVIRSLKTLLVQLPDSNYSTLRHLVAHLFRVAAQFEDNKMSANNLGIVFGPTLLRLPDGPGPAGAGPVTCLLDSAHQAQLVEFLIVHYEQIFGPDELLLATEPLPRDPSPPPATLPASLQPPHLQLVLDPLPLSLASDRDPDAMLLGALEKHPEATLPEISTLQSEQEEEITEDIKNEGGEVSSQGPEDSPLGTQPRGHFSRQPVKYPRGGVRPVTHQLSGLALVASKLSEETSVTSVPQGSLQRRGPSPAATIREDSPLRRTPLPKHFEITQETARLLSKLHSESVPTATCCPDPQTEEAEDRL; encoded by the exons ATGCTGGCTGGAGACCCTGTGATTTCAGGAGACCCAGAGCCTGACAAGAACCCCACAGCCGCTTTG ACCAGTGAAACCAGCCGTTGGAGTGGCCCCTCCCCAGAGGATCCTGCACCCCTTACAG GGGAGGAACTGGACTTGCGGCTCATCCGAACCAAGGGGGGCGTGGATGCAGCCCTGGAGTACGCCAAGACCTGGAGCCGCTACGTCAAGGATTTGCTGGCCTGGACTGAGAAGAGAGCCAGTTATG AGCTGGAGTTTGCCAAAAACATCATGAAGATTGCTGAGGCTGGCAAGGTGTCAATCCAGCAGCAG AGCCAAATGTCATTGCAATATATCTACCTCCTGTTTCTGGAGCACGACCTCAGCCTAGGAAACCTGGCCATGGAGACACTGGCCCAGCAGAAAAGAGACTACTACCAG CCCTTGGCTGCCAAACGGACTGAGATTGAGAAGTGGCGGAAGGAGTTCAAGGAGCAGTGGATGAAAGAGCAGAAGCGGATG AACGAGGCGGTGCAGGCGCTGCGGCGGGCCCAGCTCCAGTACACGCAGCGCAGCGAGGAGCTGCGGGTGCGTTCCCAGGTATCGCCGGAAGACCTGGCTCTCCAGGCCTCACCAGGCCCCAACAAACAGCAGGAGCGGCGGCGGCGCTCTCGAGAAGAGGCCCAGGCCAAG GCACAGGAAGCCGAAGCGCTGTACCAGGCCTGCGTCAGAGAGGCCAATGCGCGGCAACAGGAACTAGAGGCCGCCAAGCAGCGGATCGTGTCACACGTGCGCAAACTGGTGCTGCAGGGGGACGAAGTGCTGAGGCGG GTGACCCTGGGATTGTTCGGGCTTCGAGGGGCTCAGGCAGAGCATGGCCCCCGCGCCTTCGCTGCCCTGGCCGAGTGCTGCGCTCCCTTCGAGCCCGGCCAGCGATACCAAGAGTTCGTGAGGGCCATAGGGCCCCACTCCCCACCGCCCCCGCCACCCGCCTATTCTTTCCAGGAGTTCACGCACAG TTCCCCCCTGGACACAAGAAAGAAGCTCTCTGGAGCACCCCCTCCACAGCTGGATGAGAGTGCAGCTGAGCCAGGCCCTTGGGAGGACACAGGCACAGGCTGCCAGG GAGCTCCGGGCCCCACTGTGGGCAGCGATGTGGACAGTGTGGGCGGCAGCAGCGAGTCTCGCTCCCAGGACTCTCCCACTTCCAGTCCAG GCTCTGGCACAAGGCGGCTGGTAAAAGTGTCATCCATAGGCACCGAGTCTTCAGATGACTTTGAGGAGCGAGACCCTG ACCTGGGAGATGGGCTGGAGAACGGGCCAGGGACCCCCTTCAAGAAGTGGATACTATCCAACGCGGCCCAGACCCACCGGTTGCGGCGGCTGCGGGGCCCAGCCAAGTGCCGAGAGTGTGAGGCTTTCATGGTCAGCGGGACAGAGTGCGAGGAG TGCTTTCTGGCCTGCCACAAGCGCTGCCTCGAGACCCTACTGATCCTCTGTGGACATAAGCGGCTACCAGCCCGGACGCCCCTGTTTGGGGTCAGCTTCCTGCAGCTGCCCAGGGACTTCCCGGAGGAGGTGCCTTTTGTGATCACCAGGTGCACGGCCGAGATAGAACAGCGCGCGCTCCACGTGCAG gGCATTTATCGGGTCAGCGGGTCCAGGGTCCGCGTGGAACGGCTGTGCCAGGCTTTTGAGAATGGCCGAGCATTGGTTGACCTGTCAGGGAACTCACCTCATGATGTCTCGAGTGTTCTCAAGAGATTCCTCCAGGAG CTCACTGACCCCGTGGTCCCCTTCCACCTCTACGATGCCTTCATCTCTCTGGCTAAGACCCTGCATGCAGACCCTGTGCACGACCCTgggacccccagccccagccctgaggTTATCCGCTCGCTGAAGACCCTCTTGGTGCAGCTGCCCGACTCTAACTACAGCACCCTGCGGCACCTGGTGGCCCATCTGTTCAG GGTGGCTGCACAGTTTGAGGACAACAAGATGTCTGCCAACAACCTGGGCATTGTATTTGGGCCGACGCTGTTGCGGCTGCCCGACGGTCCAGGGCCAGCAGGTGCCGGACCTGTCACCTGCCTGCTGGATTCCGCACACCAGGCTCAGCTCGTCGAGTTCCTCATTGTGCACTATGAGCAGATCTTTGGGCCTGACgagctcctcctggccactgaGCCCCTGCCCCgagaccccagcccaccccctgcGACCCTCCCAGCTAGCCTCCAGCCACCACACTTACAACTTGTCCTGGACCCCCTGCCCTTATCCCTAGCCTCAGACCGGGACCCAGACGCCATGCTCCTTGGTGCCCTGGAGAAGCATCCCGAGGCCACGCTCCCAGAG ATTTCAACTCTGCAGAGTGAGCAGGAAGAGGAAATAACCGAAGACATCAAAAATGAGGGAGGGGAAG TGTCCAGCCAAGGGCCTGAGGACTCACCCCTGGGGACACAGCCTCGTGGCCACTTCAGCCGCCAGCCAGTGAAGTATCCCCGGGGAGGTGTGCGGCCTGTCACCCACCAGCTGTCTGGCTTGGCCCTGGTGGCTTCCAAATTGTCCGAGGAGACCTCCGTCACATCAGTGCCCCAAGGGAGCTTGCAGAGGCGAGGACCCAGCCCTGCCGCTACCATCCGTGAGGACAGCCCTCTGCGCCGCACCCCTCTGCCCAAGCATTTTGAGATCACCCAGGAGACAGCCAGGCTACTCTCCAAGCTGCACAGCGAGTCTGTGCCCACGGCCACCTGCTGCCCAGACCCCCAAACTGAGGAGGCTGAGGATCGCCTCTGA